In Bacteroidales bacterium, a genomic segment contains:
- the dnaA gene encoding chromosomal replication initiator protein DnaA, with protein sequence MTKNHKEIWNRCLSIIKDNLTELTFNTWFKPIIPEKLDGSVLTINVPSQFFYEFLEEHYIDLLKKVIKKELGSNAKLKYSIVIDNSNYTNSKVLYPGNNGANLKNPGINIPLKNKSSINPDILPGIKKVQVKSNLNNNYSFENFVLGKCNNIAVAAGKMIGSSPGNNPYNPIFIWGKSGMGKTHLAQAIGIEVKENFGEKKIVLYVPARRFELQFTNAARQNTRNDFLHFYQMIDVLIIDDVHEFAGKLGTQDTFFHIFNHLHQAGKQLILTSDRSPAELKGLENRLISRFKWALTTELQAPDFETRVSILNKKAEKEGIEISGTIINYIAENITGSIRELEGALISLLAHATLIKEEITFEFAKSKIDNLAKKPKKEITIKHIQKVVCDYYNINIEAIQSKNRKREIVQTRQIAMFFAKRFTKYSLSTIGAEIGGKNHATVLYADKVIKDQLSYDKNLQSQIEDIEKRIEAYK encoded by the coding sequence ATGACAAAAAACCATAAAGAAATTTGGAACAGATGTTTAAGCATTATCAAAGATAATTTAACTGAATTAACTTTTAATACTTGGTTTAAACCGATAATTCCTGAAAAATTGGATGGAAGTGTTTTAACTATTAATGTTCCGAGTCAATTTTTTTATGAATTTCTTGAAGAGCATTATATTGATTTATTAAAAAAAGTAATAAAGAAAGAACTCGGCAGTAATGCTAAACTAAAATACAGTATTGTAATTGATAATTCAAATTATACAAATTCAAAAGTTTTATATCCCGGCAATAACGGAGCAAATTTAAAAAACCCGGGTATTAATATTCCCTTAAAAAACAAAAGTTCCATAAATCCGGATATTCTTCCCGGAATAAAAAAAGTACAGGTAAAATCAAATCTTAATAATAATTACAGTTTTGAGAATTTTGTATTAGGTAAATGCAACAATATTGCGGTTGCAGCCGGGAAAATGATTGGCAGCAGCCCCGGGAATAATCCGTATAACCCTATTTTTATTTGGGGAAAATCCGGAATGGGAAAAACACATTTAGCCCAAGCAATAGGTATTGAAGTAAAAGAAAATTTCGGAGAGAAAAAAATAGTTCTTTATGTTCCTGCGAGAAGATTTGAATTGCAATTTACCAATGCCGCAAGGCAAAACACAAGAAATGATTTTTTGCATTTCTACCAAATGATAGACGTACTAATTATTGATGATGTTCATGAATTCGCAGGAAAATTAGGGACTCAGGATACTTTTTTTCATATTTTTAATCATTTACATCAAGCAGGCAAGCAACTTATTTTGACATCCGACAGATCTCCCGCAGAATTAAAAGGATTGGAAAACAGATTAATATCAAGGTTTAAATGGGCTCTTACAACAGAACTTCAAGCTCCTGATTTTGAAACACGTGTTTCTATTTTAAATAAAAAAGCTGAAAAAGAAGGTATTGAAATATCCGGAACAATTATTAATTATATTGCAGAAAACATTACCGGAAGCATCAGAGAATTAGAAGGGGCATTAATTTCATTATTAGCCCATGCAACATTAATAAAAGAAGAAATCACATTTGAATTTGCTAAATCAAAAATTGATAATCTTGCTAAAAAACCTAAAAAAGAAATTACGATAAAACATATTCAAAAAGTTGTTTGTGATTATTACAATATAAATATTGAAGCAATACAATCTAAAAACAGAAAAAGAGAAATTGTTCAAACAAGGCAAATTGCAATGTTTTTTGCAAAAAGATTTACTAAATATTCATTGTCAACAATAGGTGCCGAAATAGGAGGAAAAAATCATGCAACTGTATTATATGCCGATAAAGTTATAAAAGACCAACTTTCTTACGATAAAAATTTACAATCGCAAATTGAAGATATTGAAAAGCGTATTGAAGCTTATAAATAA
- a CDS encoding radical SAM protein — translation MIKKIKNKLQTNFHNKYKQLEIKDHNLLYLFLEITRKCNLSCLHCGSDCIADYRSPELTTESWLKIIDYIADKYSEELAFVITGGEPLVHKDLLTITKHIQKRNRRWGMVSNGMLLNKEKFDKLIDAGLYSITLSLDGTEKSHNKLRNNKLSYQKVLNALELVGKSSLKFKDAVTCVYPDNINELDDVANILIEKGITTWRLFRIFPSGRAFGNPVTQLSFAQTQEMLNWIKDNKKKYKEKGLKINLSCEGWLPFGFDRQVRDEPFFCRAGVNVASVLADGNITGCSNNDETFYVGNILKDDFSNVWEYKFDDFRKRTWVEKTICNSCEHLKDCNGGSIHLWNLGDEKPKFCYTKEII, via the coding sequence ATGATAAAAAAAATTAAGAATAAACTGCAGACGAACTTTCATAACAAATATAAACAACTTGAAATAAAAGACCATAATTTACTCTACCTTTTTTTAGAAATCACACGTAAATGCAATTTAAGTTGTTTGCATTGCGGTTCAGATTGTATTGCCGATTACCGATCGCCTGAATTAACAACTGAAAGTTGGTTGAAAATAATAGATTACATTGCAGATAAATATTCTGAAGAGCTTGCATTTGTAATTACCGGGGGAGAACCTTTGGTTCACAAAGATTTATTAACGATTACTAAACATATTCAAAAAAGAAACCGCCGTTGGGGAATGGTTTCGAACGGAATGCTATTGAATAAAGAAAAATTTGATAAATTAATTGATGCAGGTTTATACAGCATAACTTTAAGCCTTGACGGAACTGAGAAATCTCATAACAAACTTCGCAACAATAAATTATCTTACCAAAAAGTTTTAAATGCTCTTGAATTGGTCGGAAAATCAAGTTTGAAATTTAAAGATGCAGTAACTTGTGTTTATCCGGATAATATTAATGAATTGGATGACGTAGCAAATATTTTAATTGAAAAAGGAATAACAACGTGGCGTTTGTTTCGTATTTTTCCTTCCGGAAGGGCTTTTGGAAATCCGGTAACGCAATTATCATTTGCACAAACACAGGAAATGTTAAATTGGATTAAAGATAACAAAAAGAAATACAAAGAAAAAGGTTTAAAAATAAACCTAAGTTGTGAAGGTTGGTTGCCTTTTGGTTTTGACAGACAAGTAAGGGACGAGCCTTTCTTTTGTCGTGCAGGGGTTAATGTGGCATCTGTCCTTGCAGACGGAAATATTACAGGATGTTCAAACAATGATGAAACTTTTTATGTCGGGAATATATTAAAAGATGATTTTTCAAACGTTTGGGAATATAAATTTGATGATTTCAGAAAAAGAACTTGGGTTGAAAAAACAATATGCAATAGTTGTGAACATTTGAAAGATTGTAACGGCGGTTCAATTCATTTGTGGAATTTGGGAGATGAAAAGCCTAAATTTTGTTATACGAAAGAAATAATATAA
- a CDS encoding radical SAM-associated putative lipoprotein has product MILKFKKQITLLFAGSFSMVLAACYGMPVDMEYQKTVRTVNEKNEAIPGLQVQLTNNGNRILEEVTGADGTINYSDLSENFENDYKVIINDIDGEENGGFFETKVVDIVDSLNYYEVNMNNE; this is encoded by the coding sequence ATGATATTAAAATTTAAAAAACAAATAACTCTTCTTTTTGCGGGGTCTTTTTCTATGGTTTTGGCGGCTTGTTACGGTATGCCCGTTGATATGGAATATCAAAAAACGGTAAGAACTGTTAACGAAAAAAATGAAGCAATTCCCGGCTTACAAGTTCAACTTACAAATAACGGAAACAGAATATTAGAAGAAGTTACCGGTGCTGACGGAACAATAAATTATTCTGATTTATCGGAAAATTTCGAGAATGACTACAAAGTTATTATTAATGATATTGACGGGGAAGAAAACGGCGGATTTTTTGAAACAAAAGTTGTTGATATTGTCGATTCTTTAAATTATTATGAAGTAAATATGAATAATGAATAA
- a CDS encoding threonyl-tRNA synthetase editing domain-containing protein has protein sequence MKLLMIYVKKFSYTPTIKTLENFEDHTEGQTFENALVGFIQAEEHDTEKEILKVEKNLAKNLKWGARKNDCNFIVLHSFAHLSESKASPEFTKQVFDLAEKRLKNVNYETAQTPFGYFLDLEVNAPGFSQARMFKSF, from the coding sequence ATGAAACTGTTAATGATATACGTTAAAAAATTTTCTTACACGCCTACAATTAAAACTTTGGAAAATTTTGAAGACCATACCGAAGGACAAACTTTTGAAAATGCCTTAGTCGGCTTTATTCAGGCCGAAGAACACGACACGGAAAAAGAAATATTAAAAGTTGAAAAAAACTTAGCAAAAAACTTAAAATGGGGAGCCAGAAAAAATGATTGCAATTTTATAGTTTTACATTCTTTTGCTCATCTATCGGAAAGTAAAGCATCGCCCGAATTTACAAAACAAGTTTTTGATTTAGCCGAAAAAAGATTGAAAAATGTAAATTATGAAACAGCACAAACACCGTTCGGGTATTTTCTTGATTTAGAAGTAAATGCTCCCGGGTTTTCGCAAGCCAGAATGTTTAAAAGTTTTTAA
- a CDS encoding ACP phosphodiesterase: protein MNFLAHIYLSGNDDDIKFGNFIGDWIKGKKFNKYSPDVQKGIILHRHIDSYTDSHPIVRESIVRLRPAYGKYAGVAVDILYDHFLAANWPDYSTQSIESYVNEFHRIIINRFGKLPKKARRFAYPFIGNKRLLCYKDLNCIEDVYNKMAIYTSMPDNTKQAMPIIYNYYDSFGKEFKSFFQDIQNYVTENNALNQHMPNSNPKG, encoded by the coding sequence ATGAACTTTCTTGCACATATTTATCTTTCCGGAAACGATGACGATATAAAATTCGGCAATTTCATAGGGGATTGGATAAAAGGTAAAAAATTTAACAAATATTCTCCGGATGTTCAAAAAGGAATTATCCTGCACAGACATATTGATTCTTATACCGATTCCCACCCCATTGTTCGTGAAAGCATTGTTCGGTTGCGTCCTGCATACGGAAAATATGCCGGTGTTGCCGTTGATATTCTTTACGACCACTTTTTAGCAGCGAATTGGCCTGATTATTCAACACAAAGCATTGAATCTTATGTAAATGAATTTCACAGAATAATTATTAATCGTTTCGGTAAACTTCCCAAAAAAGCAAGACGTTTTGCATACCCGTTCATCGGGAATAAACGATTGTTGTGTTATAAAGACTTAAATTGTATTGAAGATGTTTATAATAAAATGGCAATTTATACCTCAATGCCTGATAATACAAAACAAGCAATGCCGATAATTTATAATTATTATGATTCATTTGGAAAAGAGTTCAAAAGCTTCTTTCAGGATATTCAAAATTATGTTACAGAAAACAATGCTTTAAACCAACACATGCCAAACAGCAATCCAAAAGGGTAA
- a CDS encoding AEC family transporter, which translates to MESIFFAGFFSMSEALARVFIIIIFAGILVRKRIISQEQINALSKVTVIVFLPALVFANTTENFDPEKLPYWWILPILGILMSTIGFLFAYGVFAIDFKKHKNLTAIASMQNAGYLVLPIGQVIYPEHFGEFALITFLFILGYNPLLWTLGKYLSTSSDAKVKFTYSDLITPPAIANILSLLLVLLGLQDIFPAFFTDSVSLVGEAAVPVATFVLGATLGTASLRKFPKIWNIIRVIFVKYVLLPVTTIAVLLWLKVADTNPLLADFFVIQAAAAPATGLILQVRTYGGDVQKVAEMMVITYIACLLALPFWIAVWHVLV; encoded by the coding sequence ATGGAAAGTATTTTCTTTGCCGGTTTTTTTAGTATGTCGGAAGCACTGGCAAGAGTGTTTATAATCATCATTTTTGCCGGTATCTTGGTAAGAAAAAGAATAATAAGTCAAGAGCAAATTAATGCACTTTCAAAAGTTACCGTTATTGTTTTTTTACCTGCATTAGTTTTTGCAAATACTACCGAAAATTTTGACCCTGAGAAACTGCCTTATTGGTGGATTTTGCCGATACTCGGTATTTTAATGAGCACAATCGGATTTTTATTTGCTTACGGAGTTTTTGCAATAGATTTCAAAAAGCATAAGAACCTTACTGCAATTGCTTCTATGCAAAATGCAGGATATTTAGTTTTACCAATCGGACAGGTAATTTATCCCGAACATTTCGGAGAGTTCGCATTAATAACTTTCCTTTTTATTTTGGGTTATAATCCTTTGCTGTGGACACTCGGAAAATATCTTTCAACTTCTTCCGATGCAAAAGTTAAATTTACATATTCCGACTTAATTACACCGCCTGCAATTGCAAATATTTTATCTTTATTGCTGGTTCTCTTAGGTTTACAGGATATATTTCCTGCGTTTTTTACTGATTCCGTTAGCCTTGTAGGAGAAGCAGCAGTTCCTGTTGCAACATTTGTGCTCGGTGCAACACTCGGAACTGCATCATTACGGAAATTTCCTAAAATTTGGAATATAATCCGTGTTATATTTGTAAAGTATGTGTTACTTCCCGTTACAACAATTGCTGTTTTGTTATGGTTAAAAGTTGCCGACACAAATCCTTTACTTGCCGATTTTTTTGTAATTCAGGCAGCGGCAGCACCTGCAACCGGATTGATATTGCAAGTAAGAACCTATGGCGGAGATGTACAAAAAGTTGCAGAGATGATGGTAATTACATATATTGCTTGTTTGCTTGCTTTACCCTTTTGGATTGCTGTTTGGCATGTGTTGGTTTAA
- a CDS encoding FKBP-type peptidyl-prolyl cis-trans isomerase produces the protein MKKILISILVLTVSVGINAQKVKNVKMKNKNDSLSYAFGISIADNLSKQKIENLNPQAIGRAFQDFYNKETKISADDANQLIQNHFENQESKKYRPTVEEGEKFLKENANKKGVKVLESGLQYKVITEGNGDTPTSSDKVKVHYEGTLIDGTKFDSSYDREEPAEFGVTQVIKGWTEALQLMKEGSVWMLYIPYDLAYGSRQAGQHIKPFSTLIFKVELISIVK, from the coding sequence ATGAAAAAAATATTAATCTCAATTTTAGTACTAACTGTTTCAGTCGGTATTAATGCACAAAAAGTTAAAAATGTTAAAATGAAAAATAAAAATGATTCTTTAAGCTATGCATTCGGTATCAGCATTGCAGATAATTTATCAAAGCAAAAAATTGAAAATTTAAACCCGCAAGCAATCGGAAGAGCATTTCAAGATTTTTACAATAAAGAAACAAAAATTTCAGCAGATGATGCAAATCAATTAATTCAAAATCATTTTGAGAATCAAGAATCTAAAAAATATAGACCAACCGTAGAAGAAGGAGAGAAATTTTTAAAGGAAAATGCAAATAAAAAAGGAGTAAAAGTTCTTGAAAGCGGTTTACAATATAAAGTTATTACAGAAGGTAACGGAGATACACCAACATCTTCCGATAAAGTAAAAGTTCATTATGAAGGTACTTTAATTGACGGAACTAAATTTGACAGCTCATACGACAGAGAAGAACCTGCGGAATTTGGTGTAACACAGGTTATAAAAGGATGGACAGAAGCATTACAGCTTATGAAAGAAGGTTCTGTTTGGATGTTATATATTCCTTATGATTTAGCATACGGTTCTCGTCAGGCAGGTCAGCATATTAAACCTTTCAGCACATTAATTTTTAAAGTAGAATTAATTTCAATTGTTAAATAA
- a CDS encoding FKBP-type peptidyl-prolyl cis-trans isomerase: protein MKKLVLSVVVSVIVFSSCKNNEDAKVNLMNFDDSLSYAIGQDIANNFKQSKLDSIDINILSKAMKDFFAEDTSIMTKEEVSKTLTAFSMKMRAEQEAKQLEQNKIQFKAELEAGQKFLEENAAKEGIITTESGLQYKVIKEGKGATPTVSDKVKVHYEGTLIDGTKFDSSYDRGEPAEFGVTQVIKGWTEALQLMKEGSIYELYIPYQLAYGERGSGSIKPFSTLIFKVELISIIKK from the coding sequence ATGAAAAAGTTAGTATTATCAGTAGTTGTATCAGTAATAGTATTTTCAAGTTGTAAAAACAACGAAGACGCAAAAGTAAATTTAATGAATTTTGATGACTCATTAAGCTATGCAATAGGTCAAGACATTGCAAATAATTTTAAACAAAGCAAATTAGACAGCATTGACATTAACATACTGTCAAAAGCAATGAAAGATTTCTTTGCTGAAGATACGAGCATTATGACCAAGGAAGAGGTAAGTAAAACCTTAACGGCATTTTCAATGAAAATGAGGGCAGAACAAGAAGCAAAACAACTGGAACAAAATAAGATTCAGTTTAAAGCTGAATTAGAAGCAGGACAAAAATTTTTAGAAGAAAATGCTGCAAAAGAGGGTATAATAACAACAGAAAGCGGGCTACAATATAAAGTTATAAAAGAAGGAAAAGGAGCAACCCCAACTGTAAGTGACAAAGTTAAAGTACATTATGAAGGAACTTTAATTGACGGAACTAAATTTGACAGCTCATACGACAGAGGAGAACCGGCTGAATTCGGTGTAACCCAAGTTATAAAAGGCTGGACAGAAGCATTACAATTAATGAAAGAAGGAAGTATATACGAATTATATATTCCTTATCAATTAGCATACGGAGAAAGAGGAAGCGGAAGTATTAAACCGTTCAGCACATTAATTTTTAAAGTAGAATTAATTTCAATTATAAAGAAATAA
- a CDS encoding peptidylprolyl isomerase, translated as MTTGTIYTEKGNMKVEFYNDAVPETVANFVKLSKEGFYDGLNFHRIIPDFVIQGGCPEGNGMGGPGYSIKCETSGDKQYHDTGVLSMAHAGKDTGGSQFFICHSRTNTAHLDGVHTCFGIVTEGIDVINQIKQGDKIQKIVID; from the coding sequence ATGACAACAGGAACAATATATACAGAAAAAGGGAACATGAAAGTTGAATTTTACAATGATGCAGTTCCTGAAACGGTAGCAAACTTTGTAAAATTATCAAAAGAAGGGTTTTACGACGGCTTAAACTTTCACAGGATAATTCCGGACTTCGTTATTCAAGGCGGATGCCCGGAAGGAAACGGGATGGGAGGACCGGGATACAGCATAAAATGCGAAACAAGCGGAGACAAACAATATCACGACACAGGCGTTCTGTCTATGGCTCATGCAGGTAAAGATACCGGAGGTTCTCAGTTTTTTATTTGCCATTCCAGAACAAATACTGCACATCTCGACGGTGTTCATACTTGTTTCGGAATTGTTACCGAAGGTATTGACGTAATTAATCAAATAAAACAAGGCGACAAAATTCAGAAAATTGTAATAGATTAA
- a CDS encoding DUF3127 domain-containing protein: MSLEITGKLIKKLPEQTGEGKFGKWVKQEFVIETTDQYPKKICFAAWGDKTDALKPLNEGEKITVSFNPESREYNERWYTDLKAWKIIKAEQSSVQNEEEPPPFNEDDIPPPEEEEIPF; this comes from the coding sequence ATGAGTTTAGAAATAACAGGAAAATTAATCAAAAAATTACCGGAACAAACCGGTGAAGGAAAATTCGGAAAATGGGTAAAGCAAGAGTTTGTAATTGAAACAACAGATCAATATCCGAAGAAAATATGTTTTGCCGCATGGGGAGATAAAACCGATGCCTTAAAACCGCTTAATGAAGGAGAAAAAATAACAGTAAGTTTCAATCCGGAATCAAGAGAGTATAACGAACGTTGGTACACAGATTTAAAAGCATGGAAAATAATAAAAGCAGAACAATCATCTGTTCAAAACGAAGAAGAGCCACCGCCGTTTAACGAAGATGACATTCCTCCTCCGGAAGAAGAAGAAATTCCGTTTTAA